The Rhododendron vialii isolate Sample 1 chromosome 6a, ASM3025357v1 genome includes a window with the following:
- the LOC131329602 gene encoding eukaryotic translation initiation factor 1A-like yields the protein MPKNKGKGGKNRKRGKNEADDEKRELVFKEDGQEYAQVLRMLGNGRCEATCIDGTKRLCHIRGKMHKKVWIAAGDIILVGLRDYQDDKADVILKYMPDEARLLKAYGELPENTRLNEGIAGIDEEEEGGGDDYIEFEDEDIDKI from the coding sequence ATGCCGAAGAACAAGGGAAAGGGAGGAAAGAATCGCAAGCGGGGTAAGAACGAGGCCGACGACGAGAAGCGCGAGCTGGTATTCAAGGAAGACGGCCAAGAGTACGCCCAGGTCCTGCGCATGCTCGGCAACGGGCGGTGCGAGGCCACGTGCATCGACGGCACCAAGCGGCTCTGTCACATCCGCGGCAAGATGCACAAGAAGGTCTGGATCGCCGCCGGCGACATCATCCTCGTCGGACTGAGGGATTACCAGGACGACAAGGCCGACGTCATCCTCAAGTACATGCCCGACGAGGCGAGGCTGCTGAAGGCGTACGGGGAGTTGCCGGAGAACACGAGGCTGAACGAGGGGATCGCGGGGATcgacgaggaggaggaagggGGTGGTGATGATTACATCGAGTTTGAGGATGAGGATATTGATAAGATTTGA
- the LOC131329601 gene encoding putative BPI/LBP family protein At1g04970: protein MIQSSHPFHLGLLSNFMAPSISYLFLILFLVPSYTHVQSTEEGFISIEILEKGIDFAKDLLINTGISSLTPLEVPQIEKSVRIPLIGTVHITLSNIILYRVDVNSSTVTSGDTGIALVVSGAKAYLSMDWSYHYRTWLIPKISDEGVALVEVKSMEVGLTVGLKNQQGTLELSLLACGCHVKDLSIKLDGGVSWLYQGVVDAFEKKIRSAIEDAISQKIEDVILQLDSKLQSLPKEIAINKIASLNVTFVNDLVFSNSSVGLEINGLFTARDEVAVSDNYEANLHASLSYLQALLSCGGPSKMGGISIHENVLNSISSVYFNADRMHWIIDKIPDLSLLNTAEWRVILPQLYKQYPNDDMDLNVSITSPPVIAVAQTDIDGELSSDVTIDVLDAGNRIPVACISFVITFSGYPEISRNSLAGRVELNDFTMSLKWSTIGNFHLHLLEPVIQTALRTVLLPYVNVLLWKGFPLPKLKGYTLHNAQFSFADSRIIVSTDVAPLSQGYLNPLGALLLD from the exons ATGATTCAATCCAGTCATCCTTTTCATCTGGGATTGTTGTCAAATTTCATGGCTCCCAGTATTTCCTATCTTTTCTTGATTTTATTCCTTGTTCCTTCATATACCCATGTTCAGTCCACAGAAGAAGGCTTCATATCAATAGAGATACTCGAGAAGGGTATTGATTTCGCCAAAGATTTGCTAATAAACACTGGAATCTCCTCCTTGACTCCCCTTGAGGTTCCCCAAATTGAGAAGTCTGTGAGAATCCCACTTATTGGTACTGTCCATATTACTCTTTCAAACATAATTCTTTATCGGGTTGATGTCAATTCTTCAACAGTTACATCCGGTGATACGGGTATAGCTCTTGTTGTTTCGGGGGCCAAGGCATATTTGAGCATGGATTGGAGCTACCATTATCGTACTTGGTTAATCCCAAAGATTTCAGATGAAGGGGTTGCCTTGGTGGAG GTTAAAAGCATGGAAGTTGGGCTTACTGTAGGGTTGAAGAACCAACAAGGAACTCTTGAACTGTCTCTGCTGGCATGTGGATGCCATGTGAAGGATCTTTCTATAAAGTTGGATGGTGGAGTATCTTGGCTGTACCAAGG AGTGGTGGATGCTTTTGAAAAGAAGATACGTTCAGCAATTGAAGATGCCATTTCCCAGAAAATTGAAGATGTTATTTTACAGCTCGACTCCAAATTGCAGTCTCTTCCAAAAGAAATTGCAATAAATAAAATTGCTTCCCTGAACGTTACTTTTGTGAATGACCTTGTTTTCAGTAATTCTTCCGTTGGCCTTGAGATTAATGGGTTATTCACAGCTAGGGATGAAGTTGCAGTTTCTGACAATTATGAAGCAAATTTGCATGCTTCATTATCCTACTTGCAAGCCTTATTATCCTGTGGGGGTCCCTCTAAGATGGGTGGGATATCAATACATGAAAATGTTCTGAATTCGATATCTTCGGTATATTTTAAT GCAGATCGTATGCATTGGATTATTGACAAGATACCAGATCTGTCCTTGTTGAACACTGCTGAGTGGAGAGTTATTTTACCGCAGCTGTACAAGCAATACCCAAATGATGACATGGATCTTAATGTTTCTATAACTTCACCACCAGTCATAGCGGTTGCACAGACAGACATTGATGGAGAACTCAGCTCAGATGTGACAATTGATGTTTTGGACGCTGGCAATAGAATACCAGTTGCATGTATCTCATTT GTGATTACGTTTTCAGGCTATCCAGAAATCTCGAGGAATAGTCTGGCAGGTAGAGTCGAATTGAATGATTTCACCATGTCCTTGAAGTGGAGCACGATTGGTAACTTTCATTTGCATCTGTTAGAG ccaGTGATCCAAACTGCCCTGAGAACTGTCCTCTTGCCGTATGTGAATGTACTCCTCTGGAAAGGTTTTCCTTTGCCAAAACTAAAAGGCTATACACTTCACAATGCTCAGTTCAGCTTCGCGGATTCAAGGATTATAGTTTCCACTGATGTCGCGCCTTTATCACAAGGCTATCTGAATCCTCTTGGTGCCTTATTACTAGACTAG
- the LOC131329604 gene encoding syntaxin-52-like — protein sequence MASSADSWVREYNEAVKLADDINGMMSERSSLPASGPEAQRHASAIRRKITILGTRLDSLQSLVSKLPSKQLLTEKEMNRRRDMLSNLRSKVNQMASALNMSNFANRDSLLGPEIKPADAMSRASGLDNYGVVGLQRQIMKEQDEGLDKLEETVISTKHIALAVNEELDLHTRLIDNLDRHVDVTDSRLQRVQKNLAILNKRTKGGCSCLCLLLSVAGIAVLVVAIYLLVKYL from the exons ATGGCATCTTCTGCAGACTCATGGGTCAGAGAATATAATGAAGCCGTAAAACTTGCTGATGATATAAATGGCATGATGTCCGAAAGGAGTTCCCTGCCTGCATCAGGACCTGAAGCACAACGGCATGCATCTGCCATAAGGAGAAAAATTACAATATTGGGAACTAGACTCGATAGCTTGCAATCCCTCGTATCAAAGCTTCCCAGCAAGCAGCTTTT AACAGAGAAAGAGATGAACCGCCGCAGGGATATGCTTTCAAATTTGAGATCGAAAGTAAACCAGATGGCGTCCGCATTGAACATGTCAAACTTTGCCAACAGAGACAGCTTGCTTGGACCAGAAATCAAGCCAGCTGATGCCATGAGTAGGGCAAGTGGCTTGGATAACTACGGTGTTGTTGGTCTTCAAAGACAAATAATGAAAG AACAAGACGAAGGCCTTGACAAATTGGAGGAGACAGTGATAAGTACAAAACATATTGCTTTGGCCGTCAATGAAGAACTTGACCTACACACTAGACTAATT GATAACCTGGACCGACATGTGGATGTTACCGACTCCCGATTACAG CGAGTTCAGAAGAACCTGGCAATTTTGAACAAACGGACCAAAGGTGGTTGCTCCTGCCTGTGCCTCCTCTTATCTGTTGCTGGAATTGCGGTGCTGGTTGTCGCAATATATTTGCTGGTCAAATATTTGTAA
- the LOC131329603 gene encoding serine/threonine-protein phosphatase PP-X isozyme 2, whose translation MSDLDRQIEQLKRCEPLKESEVKALCLKAMEILVEESNVQRVDAPVTICGDIHGQFYDMKELFRVGGDCPKTNYLFLGDFVDRGFYSVETFLLLLALKVRYPDRITLIRGNHESRQITQVYGFYDECLRKYGSVNVWRYCTDIFDYLSLSALIENKIFCVHGGLSPSINTLDQIRTIDRKQEVPHDGAMCDLMWSDPEDIVDGWGLSPRGAGFLFGGTVVTTFNHANNIDYICRAHQLVMEGYKWMFNSQIVTVWSAPNYCYRCGNVAAILELDENLNQQFRVFEAAPQESRGAPAKKAPPDYFL comes from the exons atgtCAGACCTAGACAGGCAAATAGAGCAGCTGAAGAGATGCGAGCCCTTGAAAGAATCCGAAGTCAAGGCGCTTTGTCTGAAGGCCATGGAAATCCTCGTCGAAGAGAGCAATGTCCAGCGAGTCGACGCGCCGGTCACC ATATGTGGTGATATCCATGGGCAGTTCTATGACATGAAAGAGCTTTTCAGAGTAGGCGGTGATTGTCCGAAGACTAACTACTTGTTTCTTGGAGATTTTGTTGACAGAGGATTTTACTCTGTTGAGACATTTCTGCTTCTTCTAGCTCTGAAG GTCAGGTATCCAGATCGGATAACACTCATAAGGGGGAACCATGAGAGCCGCCAGATCACACAG GTATATGGATTCTACGATGAGTGTCTACGCAAGTATGGTTCAGTGAACGTGTGGAGATATTGCACTGATATATTTGATTACTTAAG TTTGTCTGCTCTCATTgagaacaaaatattttgtgttCATGGCGGTCTTTCTCCTTCTATTAACACGTTGGACCAG ATTCGAACAATTGATAGGAAGCAAGAAGTACCCCATGATGGTGCCATGTGTGACCTCATGTGGTCAGACCCAGAAGACATAGTTGATGGTTGGGGCTTGAGTCCCCGCGGTGCTGGTTTCTTATTTGGTGGCACCGTAGTCACTACTTTTAACCACGCGAATAACATTGACTATATATGCCGTGCTCATCAATTGGTAATGGAAGGCTATAAATGGATGTTCAACAGCCAGATTGTTACAGTGTGGTCAGCTCCAAATTATTGTTATAG ATGTGGTAATGTAGCTGCAATTCTTGAGCTGGATGAAAATCTTAACCAGCAATTTCGTGTGTTTGAAGCAGCGCCACAG GAATCAAGAGGGGCTCCTGCCAAAAAAGCGCCACCGGATTATTTCCTTTGA